A genomic window from Algoriphagus sp. Y33 includes:
- a CDS encoding alpha/beta fold hydrolase — MKLNFKKIGTGKPLIILHGLFGSADNWFSISKELKDNFTLYLVDQRNHGDSPQSDEWNYEVMVEDLKELMDSESLTKAFLMGHSMGGKTAMNFALKYPEKVEKLIVADIAPRYYAVHHQSILDGLNSLDLAEIQSRKEADDELAKYVPEIGVRQFLLKSLGRDSDGFMWKINLPVVTEKINEVGKALPESQKFEGPTLFLAGSNSSYIQQSDLDDIDAYFPNNEVEFIADAGHWLHAEQPDAVVEEIRRFLK, encoded by the coding sequence ATGAAATTAAACTTCAAAAAAATAGGCACAGGTAAGCCATTAATTATCCTTCACGGTCTTTTTGGTTCGGCAGACAATTGGTTCAGCATCTCCAAAGAGCTCAAGGACAACTTTACCCTTTACCTTGTAGATCAGCGAAACCACGGTGATTCGCCCCAATCAGATGAGTGGAACTATGAGGTGATGGTGGAGGACTTGAAAGAACTCATGGACAGTGAAAGCTTGACTAAAGCATTTCTGATGGGACACTCTATGGGCGGCAAAACAGCGATGAATTTTGCGCTGAAGTATCCTGAGAAAGTGGAAAAACTGATCGTAGCCGATATTGCACCCCGCTATTATGCCGTGCATCACCAAAGCATTCTGGATGGATTAAATTCCCTGGATCTGGCTGAGATACAATCCCGAAAAGAAGCCGATGATGAGTTGGCCAAATACGTTCCGGAAATCGGAGTCCGTCAATTTTTGCTAAAAAGTCTGGGAAGGGATTCGGATGGATTTATGTGGAAAATCAACCTTCCTGTCGTCACAGAGAAAATCAATGAAGTAGGAAAAGCCCTTCCGGAAAGCCAAAAATTTGAAGGACCTACACTTTTCTTGGCAGGTTCCAATTCCAGCTACATCCAGCAATCGGATCTTGATGATATTGATGCATATTTCCCCAATAATGAAGTGGAATTCATCGCAGACGCAGGCCATTGGCTCCATGCCGAGCAACCGGATGCGGTAGTAGAAGAAATCAGAAGGTTTTTGAAATAG
- a CDS encoding pyridoxine 5'-phosphate synthase → MTKLSVNINKIATLRNARGADNPNVVKVALDAERFGAQGITVHPRPDERHIRYQDVIDLSKVVTTEFNIEGYPDHRFMELVRLVKPAQATLVPDPPTAITSNNGWDTISNQSMLKDIVAELHESGVRVSIFINPEIKYFEPAKLTGTDRVELYTEPYASRYPLNRDSAVKPYVEVAEVARELGLGLNAGHDLDLQNLAFLKQSIPYLDEVSIGHALVCDALYYGLENTIQMYRRKLEQ, encoded by the coding sequence ATGACCAAGCTAAGCGTAAATATTAACAAGATCGCCACTCTGCGCAATGCCCGTGGAGCTGACAATCCAAATGTAGTAAAAGTTGCCCTGGACGCAGAGCGCTTTGGAGCACAAGGAATTACCGTCCACCCAAGACCTGACGAACGCCACATTCGCTATCAGGATGTGATCGATCTGTCTAAAGTAGTCACGACAGAATTCAACATCGAGGGCTATCCGGACCATCGCTTCATGGAACTTGTACGCTTGGTCAAACCAGCACAGGCAACTCTCGTTCCTGATCCGCCTACAGCGATTACTTCAAATAACGGTTGGGACACTATTTCAAACCAAAGCATGCTGAAAGATATCGTAGCAGAACTTCACGAATCAGGCGTACGTGTATCTATTTTCATCAATCCGGAGATCAAATACTTTGAGCCGGCTAAGCTTACAGGAACTGACCGTGTGGAGCTTTACACCGAGCCCTATGCCTCCCGGTATCCTCTCAACCGTGATTCGGCGGTGAAGCCTTATGTGGAAGTGGCAGAAGTGGCGCGGGAATTGGGACTTGGCCTGAATGCCGGACACGACCTGGACTTGCAGAATCTAGCCTTCCTGAAGCAAAGCATTCCTTATTTGGATGAGGTTTCCATCGGTCATGCATTGGTATGTGATGCTTTGTACTATGGCTTGGAAAACACCATTCAGATGTATAGGAGGAAGCTTGAGCAATAA
- a CDS encoding GatB/YqeY domain-containing protein, with product MSLKQKIESEIKSAMMAKDKTRLGALRSIKSLILLEETKSGAKAEITEEDELKLLTKAAKQRKDSADIYEQQSRTDLYDVEMAELKVLQEFLPKAMTDEEITAAIKEIIAQTGASSPKDMGKVMGVASKKLAGKADGKVISEKVKAILNS from the coding sequence ATGAGTTTAAAGCAGAAAATAGAAAGTGAAATTAAATCAGCAATGATGGCCAAAGACAAAACCCGTTTGGGAGCTTTGAGATCTATCAAGTCGCTGATTCTTTTGGAAGAAACCAAAAGTGGAGCCAAAGCTGAAATCACCGAAGAAGATGAGTTGAAGTTGCTGACCAAAGCCGCGAAGCAGCGAAAAGATTCAGCTGATATCTACGAGCAGCAGTCCCGAACTGATTTATATGATGTGGAAATGGCGGAGTTGAAGGTTCTTCAGGAATTCCTTCCAAAAGCCATGACTGATGAGGAAATCACCGCCGCAATCAAGGAAATAATTGCACAGACAGGTGCTTCCAGCCCCAAAGACATGGGTAAAGTAATGGGGGTTGCCAGCAAGAAGCTGGCAGGAAAAGCCGATGGCAAAGTGATCTCAGAGAAAGTGAAAGCTATACTGAACAGCTAA
- a CDS encoding CvpA family protein — translation MSIIDIIIVAILAMGAFEGFRTGFLLGVLGLFGFVIAIILGIYFMSPMNDWLAENVTEFNLGFPIFGFIVIFILTLIIIRIVGWLLKQIMDMVLLGPLDATIGAIFGVVKAAFFISLFFWLASLFKLDMPEKWIKDSEMLYFIEPIAPAIVAAIEPFFPSVEGSLKQLEEIVEEIKDATLTR, via the coding sequence TTGAGCATAATAGATATTATTATAGTTGCCATTCTGGCCATGGGAGCCTTCGAAGGATTCCGTACAGGTTTCCTTCTTGGGGTTCTGGGTCTTTTTGGGTTTGTGATTGCCATTATCTTAGGGATATATTTTATGTCCCCTATGAATGACTGGTTGGCCGAAAATGTCACAGAATTCAATCTAGGATTTCCCATTTTCGGTTTTATAGTGATTTTTATTCTTACCCTGATTATCATTAGGATTGTGGGATGGTTACTGAAGCAGATAATGGATATGGTGCTTCTCGGCCCATTGGATGCCACGATCGGGGCTATTTTTGGTGTGGTGAAAGCCGCTTTTTTCATCAGTTTGTTCTTTTGGTTAGCAAGCCTCTTCAAGCTGGATATGCCTGAAAAGTGGATCAAGGATTCTGAGATGCTGTACTTTATTGAGCCAATTGCTCCTGCAATAGTGGCAGCGATAGAACCGTTTTTTCCAAGTGTTGAAGGGAGTTTGAAGCAGTTGGAAGAGATCGTGGAGGAAATCAAAGATGCTACTCTTACTAGATAA
- a CDS encoding aminodeoxychorismate/anthranilate synthase component II produces the protein MLLLLDNFDSFSHMLADLLRQTGEELLVLRNDVSLKEIKKLVFDGLILSPGPGVPSQAGNLTEILSYYHDKIPVLGVCLGHQAIGEFFGAKLKKNTVPTHGKVHQIRKVNSHITTSLLPEHFYVTRYHSLQLYNLPKELEVILETESGEIMGIVHCDLPILGIQYHPEAYLTEYGLDLMKGWVESIKVGSPKVIL, from the coding sequence ATGCTACTCTTACTAGATAATTTCGATTCCTTCAGCCACATGCTGGCAGATTTGCTAAGGCAGACAGGCGAGGAATTACTTGTGCTCCGCAATGATGTGTCTTTGAAAGAAATCAAGAAGCTGGTGTTTGATGGGCTGATTTTGTCTCCGGGACCGGGAGTACCGTCTCAGGCAGGGAATTTGACGGAAATCTTATCCTACTATCATGACAAGATTCCTGTGCTGGGCGTTTGCCTTGGCCATCAGGCGATAGGTGAATTTTTTGGGGCAAAATTGAAAAAGAATACTGTTCCTACGCATGGGAAAGTCCATCAAATCCGAAAGGTGAATTCACATATCACAACGTCATTATTGCCTGAACACTTTTATGTAACCCGATACCATTCGTTACAACTATATAATTTACCAAAGGAGCTGGAAGTGATTTTGGAAACTGAGTCCGGGGAAATCATGGGAATTGTGCACTGTGACTTGCCGATTCTGGGGATTCAGTATCACCCGGAAGCCTACTTGACGGAGTACGGATTGGATCTGATGAAGGGGTGGGTGGAAAGCATAAAAGTCGGCAGTCCGAAGGTGATTCTCTGA
- a CDS encoding ATP-binding protein, with amino-acid sequence MRRKLFNDLYQHLPKKEFTILTGARQTGKSTLLRDLENECKKDKLPTVFINLENKELLSLLDANPLNVLSFISSQNQRTIVFIDEIQYLSDPSNFLKHLFDDHVSRIKIVASGSSAFYLDDKFRDSLAGRKRIFQLRTCDFEDFLTIQDKVELWNEVLNIRKLSGYKSLMIDRLKVEWERFMIYGGYPSVVTEPDIKEKKEILSEIRNSFIKRDILEAGVRNELVFHQLFKILAGQTGQLVNFNELSNTLRVRSETIHNYLRVMQVCFHVALVRPFYSNLRKELVKMPKVYFLDNGLRNSLINNFQDIPSRSDRGELWEQTLFRILADQHDLDHIRFWRTADGKEVDFVLPDAENPLAIEAKVDKNLIKESKYRVFQEAYPAIEFNFGYLYPWSEDFFRRNLF; translated from the coding sequence ATGCGTCGAAAGCTTTTCAATGACCTATATCAACATCTCCCCAAAAAAGAGTTTACGATTCTTACAGGGGCGAGACAAACCGGTAAATCCACTTTATTGCGGGACTTAGAAAATGAGTGTAAAAAAGATAAGCTTCCCACCGTTTTCATCAACTTGGAAAATAAAGAACTTTTAAGTCTCCTAGATGCTAACCCTCTGAATGTTTTATCATTCATTTCTTCTCAAAATCAACGCACAATCGTATTTATTGATGAAATTCAATATTTGAGCGATCCTTCTAATTTTTTGAAGCATTTATTTGATGATCACGTTAGCCGCATCAAAATCGTAGCAAGTGGGAGTAGCGCGTTTTATCTGGATGATAAATTTAGAGACTCCTTAGCTGGGAGAAAGAGGATTTTTCAATTAAGAACTTGCGATTTCGAGGACTTTTTGACAATTCAGGATAAGGTAGAGCTGTGGAATGAAGTACTGAATATTCGAAAATTATCAGGATATAAAAGCCTAATGATTGATCGGCTTAAAGTGGAATGGGAAAGGTTCATGATCTATGGAGGTTATCCTTCAGTAGTAACTGAGCCTGACATCAAGGAGAAAAAAGAAATCCTAAGCGAAATACGTAACTCATTTATTAAACGGGATATTTTGGAAGCAGGAGTTCGTAACGAACTTGTTTTTCATCAATTATTCAAAATACTTGCAGGGCAGACTGGGCAGCTGGTTAATTTTAATGAATTAAGTAATACACTTCGGGTGAGGAGTGAAACCATTCATAATTACTTGAGAGTAATGCAAGTGTGTTTTCATGTTGCATTGGTACGACCATTTTATTCGAATCTAAGAAAGGAACTGGTCAAAATGCCTAAAGTTTACTTTTTGGACAATGGTTTAAGAAACAGTCTAATCAATAACTTCCAGGATATTCCATCTAGAAGTGACCGTGGTGAACTGTGGGAACAGACATTATTCAGGATCCTAGCGGATCAGCATGACCTTGATCATATTCGTTTTTGGCGAACAGCGGATGGAAAGGAAGTGGATTTTGTATTACCCGATGCAGAAAACCCATTGGCCATTGAAGCAAAAGTGGATAAAAACTTAATCAAAGAGTCAAAATATCGAGTGTTTCAAGAAGCGTACCCGGCTATCGAATTCAATTTTGGATATCTATACCCTTGGTCAGAAGATTTCTTTCGCAGAAATTTATTTTAA